Proteins encoded in a region of the Massilia sp. UMI-21 genome:
- a CDS encoding DUF465 domain-containing protein, whose protein sequence is MTDVQDIQRRIIELDVEHRDLDAVISMLAADGHADQLQLRRLKKRKLQLKDHITLLKMQLVPDIPA, encoded by the coding sequence ATGACCGACGTCCAGGACATCCAGCGCCGCATCATCGAACTCGACGTGGAACACCGCGACCTCGATGCCGTCATTTCGATGCTGGCCGCCGATGGCCATGCCGACCAGCTCCAGCTGCGCCGTTTGAAAAAGCGTAAGCTGCAGCTCAAGGATCATATTACGCTGCTGAAGATGCAGCTGGTACCCGATATTCCGGCCTGA
- a CDS encoding serine/threonine-protein phosphatase — protein MTTYKIEAGTAQHIGNRPQQNDRVALLTGARAPGYVLALLSDGVAGPGGSDQVLHTARQVFDEFKPGDRPSLERLGGLLQEIVSETHLVIKMNAIAAGAHAQAEGHASFVGLVLTPHGDAVWAHVGDSRLYHFQNGKCMTRSSDAAYVQHLVSTDRLPEEAARNHRRSKLLLNLLGNSRKEPFVTTGSHTGLAPGDVFLLASDGLWHFFTDAELAAVTSKATPRQASEMLINKAGERSQGKGGNCSMAIVKLVKPVQDGPPRQPGRAV, from the coding sequence ATGACAACATACAAGATCGAAGCCGGGACCGCGCAGCACATCGGGAACCGCCCCCAGCAGAACGACCGCGTCGCCCTGCTGACCGGCGCCCGTGCGCCCGGCTACGTGCTGGCGCTGCTGTCGGACGGCGTCGCCGGACCGGGCGGATCGGACCAGGTGCTGCACACCGCGCGCCAGGTCTTCGACGAATTCAAGCCCGGCGACCGCCCCAGCCTGGAGCGGCTCGGCGGACTGCTGCAAGAGATCGTCAGCGAGACCCACCTGGTCATCAAGATGAACGCCATCGCGGCGGGAGCGCATGCCCAGGCCGAGGGGCATGCCAGCTTCGTCGGCCTGGTACTGACGCCGCATGGCGACGCGGTGTGGGCGCATGTGGGCGATTCGCGCCTGTACCACTTCCAGAACGGCAAGTGCATGACGCGCAGCAGCGACGCCGCCTATGTGCAGCACCTCGTGTCGACCGACCGGCTGCCGGAAGAAGCGGCCAGGAACCACCGCCGGTCGAAGCTGTTGCTCAATTTGCTGGGCAATAGCCGCAAAGAACCGTTCGTCACGACCGGCAGCCACACCGGCCTGGCGCCCGGCGATGTGTTCCTGCTGGCCTCGGACGGCCTGTGGCATTTCTTCACGGACGCCGAACTGGCGGCGGTCACCAGCAAGGCCACGCCGCGGCAGGCGTCGGAAATGCTGATCAACAAGGCGGGAGAGCGCTCGCAGGGCAAGGGCGGAAACTGCTCGATGGCGATCGTGAAGCTGGTCAAGCCGGTGCAGGACGGCCCGCCACGACAGCCTGGCCGGGCGGTCTGA
- a CDS encoding AFG1 family ATPase: protein MNVQEYYQHALAERGFTSDPAQQAAVDRLQQAYDDWVEYKAQRSSAFKRLIKRPGVPKGVYMWGGVGRGKSFLMDSFYSVVPVVRKTRLHFHEFMRAVHGQLDELKGVADPLDEVAKRIARKYRLICFDEFHVSDIADAMILYNLLKALFDNGVSFVMTSNYEPSTLYPDGLHRDRMLPTIALLQHKLDVLNVDAGNDYRKRALEQVQAYYTPLNAVSDKALRDAYAKVADTADESPIVHIENREIRALRRAGGVIWFDFATLCGGPRSQNDYLELAERFHTVVLSGIPAMSAGQSSEARRFTWLVDVFYDHKVKLIMSAAVEPEALYTQGMLANEFHRTVSRIIEMQSREYMLAERRGAADAIA, encoded by the coding sequence ATGAACGTTCAAGAGTATTACCAACACGCCCTCGCCGAGCGCGGCTTCACGTCCGACCCCGCCCAGCAGGCCGCGGTCGACCGCCTGCAGCAGGCGTACGACGACTGGGTCGAGTACAAGGCCCAGCGGTCGTCCGCTTTCAAGCGCCTCATCAAGCGCCCCGGGGTGCCGAAGGGCGTCTACATGTGGGGCGGGGTGGGGCGCGGCAAGTCCTTCCTGATGGACTCCTTCTATTCGGTGGTGCCGGTGGTGCGCAAGACGCGCCTGCACTTCCACGAATTCATGCGCGCCGTGCACGGCCAACTGGATGAACTCAAGGGTGTGGCCGATCCGCTCGACGAAGTGGCCAAGCGCATCGCCAGGAAGTACCGCCTGATCTGCTTCGACGAGTTCCACGTCTCGGACATCGCCGATGCCATGATCCTGTACAACCTGCTCAAGGCCCTGTTCGACAACGGCGTGAGCTTCGTGATGACCTCCAACTACGAGCCCTCGACGCTGTATCCGGACGGGCTGCACCGCGACCGCATGCTGCCCACCATCGCGCTGTTGCAGCACAAGCTCGACGTCCTCAACGTCGACGCCGGCAACGACTACCGCAAGCGCGCGCTCGAGCAGGTGCAGGCCTATTACACGCCGCTGAACGCGGTCTCCGACAAGGCCTTGCGCGACGCCTATGCCAAGGTGGCCGACACCGCCGACGAGAGCCCGATCGTGCACATCGAAAACCGCGAGATCCGCGCGCTGCGCCGCGCCGGCGGCGTGATCTGGTTCGACTTCGCCACCCTGTGCGGCGGACCGCGTTCGCAGAACGACTACCTGGAACTGGCCGAGCGCTTCCATACCGTGGTGCTGTCGGGCATTCCGGCGATGTCGGCCGGCCAGTCCTCGGAGGCGCGCCGCTTCACCTGGCTGGTGGACGTGTTCTACGACCACAAGGTCAAGCTGATCATGTCCGCAGCGGTCGAACCCGAAGCGCTGTATACCCAGGGTATGCTGGCGAACGAATTCCACCGTACCGTCTCGCGTATCATCGAAATGCAGTCGCGCGAGTACATGCTCGCCGAGCGCCGCGGTGCGGCGGACGCCATCGCTTGA
- the lpdA gene encoding dihydrolipoyl dehydrogenase — MSNEKQFDVVVIGGGPGGYIAAIRAAQLGFKTACIDEWSNAAGKPAPGGTCTNVGCIPSKALLQSSEHFEHAGHAFADHGIKVAGLELDLPTMLKRKDTIVKQNNDGILFLFKKNKVSFFHGRGAFAGKVEGGYTINVSGPTTDTLTAKNVVVATGSNARQLPGAEFDEKLILSNTGALAIDAVPGKLGVIGAGVIGLEMGSVWRRVGADVTVLEGLPTFLGAVDEQIAKEAHKLFTKQGLKINLGCKIGKITKGDKDVTVEYADSTGAEQKAIFDRLIISIGRVPNTNGLGLETVGLQLDERGFVVVDDECRTSLPGVWAVGDVVRGPMLAHKAEEEGVAVAERIAGQHGHVNFNTIPWVIYTSPEIAWVGKTEQQLKAEGVAYKAGTFPFMANGRARALGDTSGMVKFLADAGTDEILGVHIVGPMASELISEAVVAMEFKASSEDIARICHAHPSLSEAVKEAALAVDKRSLNF, encoded by the coding sequence ATGAGTAACGAGAAACAATTCGACGTCGTCGTGATCGGCGGCGGTCCTGGCGGCTACATCGCCGCCATCCGTGCAGCGCAGCTGGGCTTCAAGACCGCCTGCATCGACGAGTGGAGCAACGCGGCCGGTAAACCGGCCCCGGGCGGCACCTGCACCAACGTCGGCTGCATTCCGTCGAAGGCGCTGCTGCAGTCCTCGGAACACTTCGAGCACGCCGGCCACGCGTTTGCGGACCACGGCATCAAGGTGGCGGGCCTGGAGCTCGACCTGCCGACCATGCTCAAGCGCAAGGACACCATCGTCAAGCAGAACAACGACGGCATCCTGTTCCTGTTCAAGAAGAACAAGGTCAGCTTCTTCCACGGCCGCGGCGCCTTCGCCGGCAAGGTCGAAGGCGGCTACACCATCAACGTCAGCGGCCCGACCACCGACACCCTGACGGCCAAGAACGTGGTCGTCGCGACCGGTTCGAACGCACGCCAGCTGCCGGGCGCGGAATTCGACGAGAAACTGATCCTGTCGAACACCGGCGCCCTGGCGATCGATGCCGTCCCGGGCAAGCTGGGCGTGATCGGCGCCGGCGTCATCGGCCTGGAAATGGGTTCGGTGTGGCGCCGCGTCGGCGCCGACGTCACCGTGCTGGAAGGCCTGCCGACTTTCCTGGGCGCCGTGGACGAGCAGATCGCCAAGGAAGCGCACAAGCTGTTCACCAAGCAGGGCCTGAAGATCAACCTGGGCTGCAAGATCGGCAAGATCACCAAGGGCGACAAGGATGTCACCGTCGAATACGCGGACAGCACCGGCGCCGAGCAGAAGGCGATCTTCGACCGCCTGATCATCTCGATCGGCCGCGTGCCGAACACCAACGGCTTGGGGCTCGAGACCGTCGGCCTGCAGCTCGACGAGCGCGGCTTCGTGGTGGTGGACGACGAATGCCGCACCAGCCTGCCGGGTGTGTGGGCGGTGGGCGACGTGGTGCGCGGCCCGATGCTGGCGCACAAGGCCGAAGAAGAGGGCGTCGCGGTCGCCGAGCGCATCGCCGGCCAGCACGGCCACGTCAACTTCAACACCATCCCCTGGGTCATCTACACCTCGCCGGAAATCGCCTGGGTCGGCAAGACCGAGCAGCAGCTCAAGGCCGAAGGCGTGGCCTACAAGGCCGGCACCTTCCCGTTCATGGCCAACGGCCGTGCGCGCGCGCTGGGCGACACCTCGGGCATGGTCAAGTTCCTGGCCGACGCCGGCACCGACGAAATCCTGGGCGTGCACATCGTCGGCCCGATGGCCTCCGAGCTGATCTCGGAAGCCGTCGTCGCGATGGAGTTCAAGGCCTCGTCGGAAGACATCGCCCGCATCTGCCACGCCCACCCGTCGCTGTCGGAAGCCGTCAAGGAAGCCGCGCTGGCGGTGGACAAGCGTTCGCTGAACTTCTAA
- a CDS encoding PspC domain-containing protein, with product MISDEIRRLHELHQAGALSDAEFEQAKAKVLAAERVNLDKDGGSGFGPPPGSLEAKLRAMRRSRRDRWLAGVCGGLSDTFGMDIYAWRLVFVLLTLVTSGFGALAYLALWIFVPEE from the coding sequence ATGATCTCCGATGAAATCCGGCGTTTGCACGAGTTGCACCAGGCCGGCGCGCTGAGCGACGCCGAATTCGAACAGGCCAAGGCGAAAGTCCTGGCTGCGGAGCGGGTGAACCTGGACAAGGACGGCGGCAGCGGCTTCGGCCCGCCGCCCGGCAGCCTGGAGGCGAAGCTGCGCGCGATGCGCCGCTCGCGCCGCGATCGCTGGCTGGCCGGCGTCTGCGGCGGCCTGAGCGATACCTTCGGCATGGACATCTATGCCTGGCGCCTCGTGTTCGTCCTGCTCACCCTGGTGACCTCCGGGTTCGGGGCCCTGGCCTATCTGGCGCTGTGGATTTTTGTCCCAGAAGAATAA
- the odhB gene encoding 2-oxoglutarate dehydrogenase complex dihydrolipoyllysine-residue succinyltransferase, whose amino-acid sequence MAQIEVKVPQLSESVAEATLLSWHKKVGEQVDRDENMIDIETDKVVLELPAPSAGVIVQLIKADGATVVAGEVIAIIDTEASAQTSPVAVRSAPVQAAPEAPAAAPAAAPAGSKGDVAMPAAAKILADNNMSTGDATGTGRDGRVTKGDALAAVAGKPAAQASAPAPAAKPALQQVAAPVANLGDRPEERVPMSRLRARIAERLLQSQQTNAILTTFNEVNMAPVMELRNKYKDKFEKEHGVKLGFMSFFVKAAVAALKKYPILNASVDGNDIVYHGYFDIGIAVGSPRGLVVPILRNADQMSIAEIEKKIGEFGQKAKDGKLTLEDLSGGTFSISNGGVFGSMLSTPIINPPQSAILGVHATKDRAVVENGQIVVRPMNYLAMSYDHRIIDGREAVLGLVAMKDALEDPARLLLDL is encoded by the coding sequence ATGGCACAAATCGAAGTCAAGGTCCCCCAACTGTCGGAATCGGTTGCTGAAGCAACCCTGCTGTCGTGGCACAAGAAGGTCGGCGAGCAGGTCGATCGCGACGAAAACATGATCGACATCGAGACCGACAAGGTGGTCCTGGAACTGCCGGCCCCGAGCGCCGGCGTGATCGTGCAGCTGATCAAGGCCGACGGCGCAACCGTCGTGGCCGGCGAAGTCATCGCGATCATCGATACCGAAGCCTCGGCACAGACCAGCCCGGTCGCCGTGCGTTCGGCCCCGGTGCAAGCCGCGCCCGAAGCCCCTGCCGCCGCGCCGGCCGCAGCGCCGGCCGGTTCGAAAGGCGACGTCGCGATGCCGGCCGCCGCCAAGATCCTGGCCGACAACAACATGAGCACCGGCGACGCCACCGGCACCGGCCGCGACGGCCGCGTGACCAAGGGCGACGCCCTGGCGGCAGTGGCCGGCAAGCCGGCCGCGCAAGCGTCGGCACCGGCACCGGCCGCCAAGCCAGCGCTGCAGCAAGTGGCCGCCCCGGTCGCCAACCTGGGCGACCGTCCGGAAGAGCGCGTGCCGATGAGCCGCCTGCGCGCCCGCATCGCCGAGCGCCTGCTGCAGTCGCAGCAGACCAACGCCATCCTGACCACCTTCAACGAGGTGAACATGGCGCCGGTCATGGAACTGCGCAACAAGTACAAGGACAAGTTCGAGAAAGAACACGGCGTCAAGCTGGGCTTCATGTCCTTCTTCGTCAAGGCTGCCGTCGCCGCCCTGAAGAAGTACCCGATCCTGAACGCCTCGGTCGACGGTAACGACATCGTCTACCACGGCTACTTCGACATCGGTATCGCCGTCGGTTCGCCGCGCGGCCTGGTGGTGCCGATCCTGCGCAACGCCGACCAGATGTCGATCGCCGAGATCGAGAAGAAGATCGGCGAATTCGGCCAGAAGGCAAAAGACGGCAAGCTGACCCTGGAAGACCTGAGCGGCGGCACCTTCTCGATCTCGAACGGCGGCGTGTTCGGCTCGATGCTGTCGACCCCGATCATCAACCCGCCGCAGTCGGCGATCCTGGGCGTGCACGCCACCAAGGACCGCGCCGTCGTCGAGAACGGCCAGATCGTGGTGCGTCCGATGAACTACCTGGCGATGTCCTACGACCACCGCATCATCGACGGCCGCGAAGCCGTGCTGGGCCTGGTGGCCATGAAGGATGCGCTGGAAGATCCGGCCCGCCTGCTGCTCGACCTGTAA
- a CDS encoding 2-oxoglutarate dehydrogenase E1 component: MMQQQNANSYLFGGNAPYVEELYEAYLNNPGSVPDNWRAYFDQMQHVPAVDGSCRPDVVHSSVIASFAERAKQGPIRTVSASPDPEMGRKRVAVTQLIAAYRYLGSRWANLDPLQRQERPPLPELDPAFYGFTEADLDTVFNISNTYFGKETAPLRDILNMLRDTYCRSLGAEFMYISDPTEKRWLQERLESIRSTPSFTGDKKKHILERLTAAEGLERYLHTKYVGAKRFSLEGGESFIASIDEVIQRAGEKGVQEIVIGMAHRGRLNVLVNTLGKSPADLFEEFEGKHADDLPAGDVKYHQGFSSDISTPGGPVHLSLAFNPSHLEIVNPVVEGSVKARMERRGDRKGKEVLPILVHGDAAFAGQGVVMETLNLAQTRGYGTGGTVHIVINNQIGFTTSDPRDARSTIYCSDVVKMIEAPVLHVNADDPEAVVLASQIAMDYRSEFGKDVVVDIVCYRKLGHNEQDTPALTQPLMYKKIAKHPGTRKMYAEKLAAQGTIAPDAGDQLVAEFRNAMDAGKHTVDPVLTNFKGKYAVDWAPFLNKKWTDACDTAVPMTELKRLAERITKVPEGFKPHSLVEKVLNDRANMGKGELNLDWGMGEHLAFASLLASGYAIRLSGQDAGRGTFVHRHAVLHDQNRERWDQGIYLPLANVSDNQANFTVIDSVLSEEAVLGFEYGYSTAEPNTLTIWEAQFGDFVNGAQVVIDQFIASGEVKWGRASGLVMMLPHGYEGQGPEHSSARIERFLQLCADNNMQVVQPTTAAQIFHLLRRQMVRQFRKPLVIFTPKSLLRNKDAGSPLTDLAKGGFQTVIGECDDKIDASKVKRVQVCSGKVYYDLVNARKTRGVSDVAIVRIEQMYPFPHKSFAAELKKFPNATEVVWVQDEPQNQGPWFQIQHNIFESMEDGQRLAYAGRAASASPAVGYADKHVAQQKELLETAFSKLKGFILTK; the protein is encoded by the coding sequence ATGATGCAGCAACAGAATGCGAACTCGTACCTGTTCGGCGGTAACGCGCCGTACGTGGAAGAGTTGTACGAAGCCTACCTGAACAATCCGGGTTCGGTGCCGGACAACTGGCGCGCCTACTTCGACCAGATGCAGCACGTGCCTGCCGTGGACGGTTCGTGCCGCCCGGACGTGGTCCACTCGTCGGTCATCGCTTCGTTCGCGGAGCGCGCCAAGCAGGGCCCGATCCGCACCGTCAGCGCCAGCCCCGACCCGGAAATGGGCCGCAAGCGCGTGGCCGTCACCCAGTTGATCGCCGCCTACCGCTACCTCGGCTCGCGCTGGGCCAACCTCGACCCGCTGCAGCGCCAGGAACGCCCGCCGCTGCCGGAACTCGACCCGGCCTTCTACGGTTTCACCGAAGCGGACCTCGACACCGTCTTCAACATCAGCAATACCTACTTCGGCAAGGAAACCGCGCCCCTGCGCGACATCCTGAACATGCTGCGCGACACGTACTGCCGTTCGCTTGGCGCCGAGTTCATGTACATCAGCGATCCGACCGAGAAGCGCTGGCTGCAGGAACGCCTGGAATCGATCCGCTCGACCCCGAGCTTCACGGGCGACAAGAAAAAGCACATCCTCGAGCGCCTGACCGCGGCCGAAGGCCTGGAACGCTACCTCCACACCAAGTACGTCGGCGCCAAGCGCTTCTCGCTGGAAGGCGGCGAGTCCTTCATCGCCTCGATCGACGAAGTGATCCAGCGCGCCGGTGAAAAGGGCGTGCAGGAAATCGTCATCGGCATGGCCCACCGCGGCCGCCTGAACGTGCTGGTCAACACCCTGGGCAAGAGCCCGGCCGACCTGTTCGAAGAATTCGAAGGCAAGCACGCCGACGACCTGCCGGCGGGCGACGTGAAATACCACCAGGGCTTCTCGAGCGACATCTCGACCCCGGGCGGTCCGGTCCACCTGTCGCTTGCCTTTAATCCATCCCACCTCGAGATCGTCAACCCGGTGGTCGAAGGTTCGGTCAAGGCGCGCATGGAACGCCGCGGCGACCGCAAGGGCAAGGAAGTGCTGCCGATCCTGGTGCACGGCGACGCCGCGTTCGCCGGCCAGGGCGTGGTCATGGAAACCCTGAACCTGGCCCAGACCCGCGGCTACGGCACCGGCGGCACCGTCCACATCGTCATCAACAACCAGATCGGCTTCACCACCTCGGACCCGCGCGACGCCCGTTCGACCATCTACTGCTCGGACGTCGTCAAGATGATCGAAGCACCGGTGCTGCACGTGAACGCCGACGATCCGGAAGCGGTCGTGCTGGCCTCGCAGATCGCGATGGACTACCGCAGCGAGTTCGGCAAGGACGTCGTGGTCGACATCGTCTGCTACCGCAAGCTGGGCCACAACGAGCAGGACACCCCGGCGCTGACCCAGCCGCTGATGTACAAGAAGATCGCCAAGCACCCGGGCACCCGCAAGATGTACGCGGAGAAGCTGGCTGCCCAGGGCACCATCGCGCCGGATGCCGGTGACCAGCTGGTCGCCGAGTTCCGCAACGCGATGGACGCCGGCAAGCACACCGTCGATCCGGTGCTGACCAACTTCAAGGGCAAGTACGCGGTCGACTGGGCGCCGTTCCTGAACAAGAAGTGGACCGACGCCTGCGACACCGCCGTGCCGATGACCGAGCTGAAGCGCCTGGCTGAACGCATCACCAAGGTGCCGGAAGGCTTCAAGCCGCACTCGCTGGTGGAAAAGGTGCTGAACGACCGCGCCAACATGGGCAAGGGCGAGCTGAACCTCGACTGGGGCATGGGCGAGCACCTGGCCTTCGCCTCGCTGCTGGCCTCGGGCTATGCGATCCGCCTGTCGGGCCAGGATGCCGGCCGCGGCACCTTCGTGCACCGCCACGCCGTGCTGCACGACCAGAACCGCGAGCGCTGGGACCAGGGCATCTACCTGCCGCTGGCCAATGTCTCGGACAACCAGGCCAATTTCACCGTGATCGACTCGGTGCTGTCCGAAGAAGCGGTGCTCGGCTTCGAGTACGGCTACTCGACCGCCGAACCGAACACGCTGACCATCTGGGAAGCCCAGTTCGGCGACTTCGTCAACGGCGCCCAGGTCGTGATCGACCAGTTCATCGCCTCGGGCGAAGTGAAGTGGGGCCGCGCCTCGGGCCTGGTCATGATGCTGCCGCACGGCTACGAAGGCCAGGGTCCGGAGCACTCGTCGGCACGTATCGAGCGCTTCCTGCAGCTGTGCGCCGACAACAACATGCAAGTGGTGCAGCCGACCACGGCCGCGCAGATCTTCCACCTGCTGCGCCGCCAGATGGTGCGCCAGTTCCGCAAGCCGCTGGTGATCTTCACGCCGAAGTCGCTGCTGCGCAACAAGGACGCCGGCTCGCCGCTGACCGACCTGGCCAAGGGCGGCTTCCAGACCGTCATCGGCGAGTGCGACGACAAGATCGACGCGAGCAAGGTCAAGCGCGTGCAGGTCTGCTCGGGCAAGGTCTATTATGACCTGGTCAACGCACGCAAGACCCGTGGCGTGAGCGATGTCGCCATCGTGCGTATCGAACAGATGTATCCGTTCCCGCACAAGTCGTTCGCCGCGGAACTGAAGAAGTTCCCGAACGCGACCGAGGTGGTGTGGGTCCAGGACGAGCCGCAGAACCAGGGGCCGTGGTTCCAGATCCAGCACAACATCTTCGAAAGCATGGAAGATGGCCAGCGCCTGGCGTACGCCGGCCGCGCGGCATCCGCGTCCCCGGCGGTCGGCTATGCCGACAAGCACGTGGCGCAGCAGAAGGAACTGCTGGAAACCGCGTTCTCGAAGCTGAAAGGATTCATTCTCACAAAGTGA
- a CDS encoding PepSY-associated TM helix domain-containing protein, with amino-acid sequence MRSTGPTTSTISAPPTPALPGPRRAFYLKQLHQWHWISSAICLMAMLLFSFTGFTLNHAAQIEARPQVTRLKATLPAPLRARLESYALEHADADVPLPGELADWANAAFPVEVRGLRAEWSEEDAYIALPRPGGDAWLRIAADGSAEYEATSRGWISWLNDMHKGRNTGAVWSWFIDIFAIACVVFCLTGFLIMKYHAANRPATWPVIGFGIVLPAVIALLFVH; translated from the coding sequence ATGCGCTCAACTGGACCGACCACCTCCACCATTTCCGCCCCTCCCACCCCGGCTTTGCCGGGGCCGCGGCGCGCCTTCTACCTGAAGCAATTGCACCAATGGCACTGGATCAGTTCGGCCATCTGCCTGATGGCGATGCTGCTGTTCAGCTTTACCGGCTTCACCCTGAACCACGCGGCCCAGATCGAGGCCAGGCCGCAGGTGACGCGCCTGAAGGCCACCCTGCCCGCGCCGCTGCGCGCCCGACTGGAAAGCTATGCGCTGGAACATGCCGACGCCGACGTGCCGCTGCCGGGCGAGCTCGCCGACTGGGCGAATGCCGCCTTCCCGGTCGAGGTGCGCGGCCTGCGCGCCGAATGGAGCGAGGAAGACGCCTATATCGCCCTGCCGCGCCCCGGCGGCGACGCCTGGCTGCGCATCGCGGCCGACGGTTCGGCCGAGTACGAGGCGACCTCGCGCGGCTGGATCTCCTGGCTCAACGACATGCACAAGGGCCGCAACACCGGTGCCGTGTGGAGCTGGTTCATCGACATCTTCGCGATCGCCTGCGTGGTGTTCTGCCTCACCGGCTTCCTGATCATGAAATACCACGCGGCCAACCGGCCCGCGACCTGGCCGGTGATCGGCTTCGGCATCGTGCTGCCGGCCGTGATTGCGCTGCTGTTCGTGCACTAA
- a CDS encoding DUF2271 domain-containing protein, whose translation MKLSHSLALTLPFVSGWVVAADLSVKFELPQLQVAEYHKPYVAIWIEKAEGSVAANLAVLYDVKKKNNAGEKWVKDLRTWWRKAGRDQTLPIDGVSGATKAAGTHTMRFAGALDKLPAGEYKLVVEAAREAGGRELVRVPFTLPAKGRLAGSASGKEELGAVSITAN comes from the coding sequence ATGAAACTGTCTCACTCGCTGGCGCTCACCCTGCCTTTCGTCTCCGGCTGGGTCGTGGCTGCCGACCTGTCCGTGAAGTTCGAACTGCCGCAGCTGCAGGTGGCGGAATACCACAAGCCCTACGTGGCGATCTGGATCGAGAAGGCGGAAGGCTCGGTCGCCGCGAACCTGGCGGTGCTGTACGACGTCAAGAAAAAGAACAATGCCGGCGAAAAGTGGGTCAAGGACCTGCGCACCTGGTGGCGCAAAGCCGGGCGCGACCAGACGCTGCCGATCGACGGCGTGAGCGGCGCAACCAAGGCCGCCGGCACCCACACGATGCGCTTCGCCGGCGCGCTGGATAAGCTGCCGGCCGGCGAGTACAAGCTGGTGGTGGAAGCGGCGCGCGAGGCGGGCGGCCGCGAACTGGTGCGGGTGCCCTTCACGCTCCCCGCCAAGGGCAGGCTGGCGGGCAGCGCCAGCGGCAAGGAAGAACTCGGCGCCGTGTCGATCACCGCCAACTGA